The following proteins are co-located in the Pomacea canaliculata isolate SZHN2017 linkage group LG10, ASM307304v1, whole genome shotgun sequence genome:
- the LOC112574326 gene encoding membralin-like, which produces MENNNNNGGGQRPRGTGTNNNQGQGGRHNPILHVRDRLFHALFYRIAITYAKAFPRPVRRVLEFVMLVKALMVLSILFYIHIVFARTPINCLSGVADSWPRHGILRVEIVRNASENYSIINSYEKEYSDFSLFVDSNVMEELGLSTVWNTSDPETPNSERESIERARSTVTSEDEEDDEVDTGESQEGDRPTRGGRSRSLLDNTTITNFFPGDVYEEQITPLHQQFSELEMLAKAVWPEEKYIVEYALEYGFLRLSPKTRQRLNITVMLVTLDPLKDECFGDGLSRFLLDEFLGYDDILMSSIKELAEQEENKGFLRNVVTGEHYRFISMWMARSSYVAAAFIMLVFTVSVSTLLRYSHHQIFLFIVDLLQMLEMNVTVAFPAAPLLTVILALVGMEAIMSEFFNDTTTAFYIILIVWVADQYDAICCHTNISKRHWLRFFYLYHFAFYAYHYRFNGQYSSLALFTSWLFIQHSMVYFFHHYELPAILQQARIQELLNQHAQPDINIPADNSPQPPPQQQDGQEGQANDQSAEQIASTQAPSQENSSLNSAIPQHNLQQQVGDEGVGTSQASDGMETQASQTRERNGMAQHASLTSAFLERSVSELVAMLNRRQGFAPRTTTAVDGTVSAGETRNDNSRPTSEDPSNAGVYEEGTGPFMVDRIRIYTPANFVQMFLPQSGSAVTSEVSRPTSVTDDVSTVGATNVTSFDGSAETSTSADTDLAEVVGLGVTSAMVTPLERSADTRDIEENSVTRDADQQVGSTTQKDDLDLQAVDSFSTSTVASKKLLAWKRTPSPMPVAPGELVDKSAEESSGVQCDMSYPTERQTVTSSNPTGLVDYDVD; this is translated from the exons AtggaaaataacaacaataatggGGGTGGCCAGCGACCTCGGGGAACTGGTACCAACAATAACCAAGGACAGGGTGGCCGCCATAATCCTATTCTCCATGTTCGAGATCGCTTGTTTCATGCTCTCTTTTATCGCATTGCCATCACCTATGCCAAGGCATTTCCTCGTCCTGTGAGACGAGTGCTGGAGTTTGTTATGCTTGTGAAA GCGCTGATGGTATTGAGCATTTTGTTCTACATCCATATTGTCTTTGCTCGTACCCCTATTAATTGTCTTTCTGGAGTTGCCGATTCATGGCCAAGGCATGGCATTCTTCGTGTAGAAATTGTGCGTAATGCATCTGAAAACTACTCGATAATCAACTCCTATGAAAAG GAATATTCagattttagtttgtttgtggACTCGAATGTGATGGAAGAACTGGGCTTGAGTACTGTGTGGAATACTTCTGATCCTGAGACACCGaacagtgaaagagagagtatAGAGAGAGCAAGAAGTACTGTAACTAGTGAGGATGAGGAAGATGACGAAGTTGATACAGGGGAATCACAAGAAGGTGATAGGCCAACCAGGGGAGGAAGGAGCAGGAGTCTTTTGGATAATACAACCATAACTAACTTTTTCCCTGGAGATGTCTATGAAGAACAGATCACACCTTTGCACCAGCAGTTTTCTGAATTGGAAATGCTGGCCAAGGCTG TATGGccagaagaaaaatacattgtGGAATATGCTCTTGAATATGGATTTCTGCGCTTGTCTCCCAAGACACGTCAGCGTCTTAATATTACTGTCATGTTAGTCACACTAG ATCCTCTGAAGGACGAATGTTTTGGGGATGGGCTGAGTCGCTTCTTGCTGGATGAGTTTCTTGGTTATGATGACATCCTGATGTCTTCTATCAAGGAATTGGCTgaacaggaagaaaacaaag GGTTTTTGAGGAATGTAGTGACTGGAGAACACTATCGATTTATTAGCATGTGGATGGCACGCAGCTCTTATGTGGCTGCAGCATTCATTATGTTGGTCTTT ACGGTTTCAGTATCTACACTTTTGAGATATTCCCATCATCAGATATTCCTCTTTATTG ttgacCTGCTGCAAATGCTGGAGATGAATGTCACAGTTGCATTTCCAGCTGCCCCACTTCTGACTGTCATACTAGCACTTGTAG gaatggAGGCCATAATGTCAGAGTTCTTCAATGACACAACAACAGCTTTTTATATAATCTTAATTGTGTGGGTGGCTGACCAGTATGATGCCATCTGCTGCCACACGAACATAAGTAAACGACACTGGCTGAG gtttttttatCTGTACCACTTTGCCTTCTATGCGTATCATTACCGCTTCAATGGACAATACAGTAGTTTGGCTCTCTTCACCTCTTGGCTTTTTATTCAG catTCAATGGTGTACTTCTTCCATCACTATGAACTGCCAGCCATTTTGCAGCAAGCTCGCATCCAGGAGCTCCTGAACCAGCATGCACAACCAGACATCAACATTCCTGCTGACAACAGTCCGCAGCCCCCACCACAGCAGCAGGATGGACAGGAAGGACAGGCCAATGATCAGAGTGCTGAACAAATTGCCAGTACTCAAGCACCAAGTCAGGAAAACAGCTCACTAAACAGTGCCATTCCGCAGCACAATCTGCAGCAGCAAGTTGGTGATGAAGGAGTTGGCACCTCTCAGGCAAGTGATGGAATGGAGACACAGGCATCTCAAaccagagagagaaatggaatgGCACAACATGCTTCACTCACCTCAGCCTTCCTTGAACGAAGTGTCTCTGAGCTTGTTGCTATGCTTAATCGTCGCCAAGGCTTTGCTCCAAGAACAACCACAGCAGTGGATGGAACAGTGAGTGCAGGTGAAACCAGAAATGACAACAGTCGGCCAACCAGTGAAGACCCAAGTAATGCAGGCGTGTATGAAGAAGGGACTGGGCCTTTCATGGTGGATCGAATTCGAATTTACACTCCAGCCAACTTTGTCCAGATGTTCCTGCCACAGTCAGGCTCAGCTGTCACTTCTGAAGTCTCTCGGCCAACCTCTGTCACTGATGACGTTAGCACAGTTGGTGCCACCAATGTGACAAGCTTTGATGGAAGTGCTGAGACTTCTACTTCTGCAGACACAGACTTAGCAGAAGTTGTTGGACTGGGCGTAACATCAGCTATGGTTACACCTTTGGAGAGGTCAGCAGATACACGTGACATAGAGGAAAACTCTGTCACAAGAGATGCTGATCAGCAGGTGGGAAGTACCACCCAAAAAGATGACCTTGATTTGCAAGCTGTGGACAGCTTTAGTACATCCACTGTAGCCAGCAAGAAACTTTTGGCATGGAAAAGGACCCCATCACCCATGCCTGTTGCACCTGGCGAATTGGTAGATAAGTCAGCAGAAGAATCTTCTGGAGTGCAATGTGACATGAGCTATCCAACTGAAAGACAAACAGTGACTTCAAGCAATCCAACTGGGCTTGTGGATTATGATGTAGATTAG
- the LOC112574328 gene encoding phospholipase A-2-activating protein-like yields the protein MATSYKLRCNIVGHKKDVRSLSATIIPEGGIVSGSRDTTARVWLPNEHNAGFIEGQVLQGHSNFVAAVCVLPPDESHPSGLIVTGSNDNTILMFVPGQLEAVCKLTGHTDTVCALASGKFGFLLSGSWDKTAKVWLNQKCVMTLEGHEMAVWAVAVMSEKGVMLTGSADKTIKLWKAGRCEVTFRGHTDCVRGLAALENGAFLSCANDCSVRKWTMSGDCIGVYSGHNNYVYSIAILPNGQDFVTSGEDCTVRVWCDGKCIQTISHPTQSVWCVCTLPNGDIVTGASDGVIRVFTAAPERMASPDQQKAFEELVASSTIASQVGDINKEDLPGPEALFNPGRRDGQTKLIRDGDRVEAYSWDAAKNEWSKVGEVVGSSGGSQATSGKVLYEGKEYDYVFDVDIEDGKPPLKLPYNKAEDPWQAAQKFLHKNNLSQLFLDQVANFITTNAKGIEPAVQSNEYFDPFTGENRYVPGRLTAGGDIRGSDPFTGNTRYQPAASVVNSVVPTVGADPFTGAGSYRPSGSTPTASSTPYYPVNAFLTSDNADVKKIIAKLKEFNGNVELHLRVPEEALDRLEHIVTGKATNADLTILQQLLQWPPDKVFPGLDLLRMGVKQPSVCHHFCQQPNFLDDLCRYLIEESSAANQMSLRTLTNLFSQPDGVKLLLADPSRLLKSIEQCKNISTKNAQLALSTTLLNFSIAAAAAKDFDLKSECLATTAKILRRELDAEAAFRLLAALGTLIHEDESCQAVMHSLELAPVLRMLINKSDSNKVLECADQLLKYLT from the exons ATGGCGACGTCGTATAAACTGCGGTGTAATATTGTAGGACACAAGAAAGATGTACGTTCTCTGTCGGCTACAATAATTCCCGAAGGAGGCATCGTGTCTGGTTCTAGAGACACAACTGCTCGAGTCTGGCTTCCGAATGA gCACAATGCAGGCTTTATTGAGGGCCAGGTTCTTCAAGGACATAGCAACTTTGTAGCAGCCGTCTGTGTTTTACCACCAGATGAATCTCACCCAAGTGGTCTAATTGTCACAGGGAGTAATGACAATACCATCCTTATGTTTGTGCCAGGTCAGCTTGAGGCTGTCTGTAAACTGACAGGGCATACAGATACAG TTTGTGCACTTGCCTCAGGGAAATTTGGATTCTTGCTGAGTGGCTCATGGGACAAAACAGCTAAAGTCTGGCTAAATCAAAAATGCGTAATGACTTTAGAAG gCCATGAAATGGCAGTGTGGGCTGTAGCAGTTATGTCTGAGAAGGGGGTCATGCTTACTGGCTCTGCCGACAAGACCATAAAGCTGTGGAAAGCTGGGAGATGTGAAGTAACATTCAGAG GTCACACAGATTGTGTACGGGGGCTTGCAGCACTAGAAAATGGAGCATTTTTGTCCTGTGCAAATGATTGCTCAGTACGAAAGTGGACAATGTCTGGTGACTGTATTGGTGTCTACAGTGGCCACAATAACTATGTCTACAGCATTGCTATATTGCCCAATGGCCAAGACTTCGTTACAAGTGGAGAAGACTGCACAGTGCGGGTTTGGTGTGATGGAAAATGCATACAGACTATTTCACATCCAACACAGTCAGTCTGGTGTGTCTGTACTCTACCAAATGGTGACATTGTCACAGGAGCTAG TGATGGTGTGATCAGAGTGTTTACAGCAGCTCCAGAAAGGATGGCATCTCCAGACCAGCAGAAGGCCTTTGAGGAACTAGTAGCCAGTTCCACAATTGCTAGTCAAGTGGGCGACATCAATAAAGAAGACCTTCCTGGTCCTGAAGCACTTTTCAATCCAG gTCGCAGAGATGGACAGACAAAATTAATACGTGATGGAGACCGTGTTGAGGCTTACAGCTGGGATGCTGCAAAAAATGAATGGAGTAAAGTTGGTGAAGTTGTTGGCTCCTCAGGAGGTTCACAAGCAACTTCTGGCAAAGTCTTATATGAGGGCAAG GAATATGATTATGTCTTTGATGTGGACATAGAAGATGGTAAGCCTCCTCTCAAGCTGCCATACAATAAGGCGGAGGATCCCTGGCAAGCTGCGCAGAAATTTCTACACAAAAACAACTTGAGTCAGCTGTTTTTAGACCAAGTGGCTAACTTCATCACTACCAATGCAAAGGGCATTGAGCCAGCTGTGCAATCAAATGAATACTTTGATCCATTTACTG GAGAGAACCGCTATGTACCTGGACGTTTGACTGCAGGGGGTGACATAAGAGGCTCTGACCCTTTCACTGGAAACACACGATACCAGCCAGCTGCTTCTGTTGTCAACAGTGTTGTTCCAACTGTTGGTGCAGATCCATTTACTG GTGCAGGAAGCTACAGGCCTAGTGGAAGTACACCTACCGCCAGTAGTACTCCGTATTACCCAGTCAATGCCTTTCTTACTTCAGACAAtgcagatgttaaaaaaattattg CTAAACTGAAAGAGTTCAATGGAAACGTTGAGCTTCATTTGCGTGTTCCTGAAGAAGCCCTGGACCGGCTAGAGCACATCGTTACTGGAAAGGCTACAAATGCAGATCTGACCATCCTACAGCAGTTACTGCAGTGGCCACCAG ATAAAGTTTTTCCAGGTCTTGATTTATTACGAATGGGAGTAAAGCAGCCTTCTGTCTGTCACCACTTCTGCCAGCAACCTAACTTCCTGGATGACCTTTGTAGATATTTGATTGAGGAAAGTTCTGCTGCAAATCAAATGTCTCTGAGAACCCTGACCAACCTCTTCAGTCAGCCAGATGGTGTGAAACTTCTTTTAGCAGACCCATCACGCTTATTGAAGAGTATTGAGCAGTGTAAAAATATCAGCACCAAGAATGCTCAGCTAGCACTGAGCACTACTTTGTTGAACTTCTCTattgctgcagctgctgccaAAGACTTTGACCTGAAGTCAGAATGTCTTGCTACCACAGCCAAAATCCTTCGAAGGGAGCTTGATGCAGAGGCTGCCTTCCGCCTGCTGGCTGCACTGGGAACATTGATACATGAAGATGAGAGCTGTCAAGCTGTGATGCATTCGTTAGAGCTTGCACCTGTTCTAAGAATGCTAATAAATAAATCCGATTCCAATAAGGTGTTAGAGTGTGCTGATCAACTGCTCAAATATCTTACgtag
- the LOC112573679 gene encoding uncharacterized protein LOC112573679 translates to MASLKRGSDEDSEGTVCKMSRKDDNTDDDGPRSKTGRIRKKSAKVLEMEEFEEAEKKQFTKKSDTKGKITAVPVMSGSSAKKSKIKFVMEEPGMPGSAAITAVPNETFAPNIILQSPVASDSVSLSPLKSGSKQAVATKIRDGQGSVIKLLLSSPAMPTPPSVTTSVLTKTSPPTTVNAADVGTPAHAIPSKKSVPKLKTEPLIKQEIGLPAHTEGTSFLKVEPMETSQTHLLLDTTLTQEMVRSPQINIKSEPGPPKNTSGSLKMKLMMSPKDSKTFESIFPTSVPIPNIFGSHDETDGEIDSAETNNAPKTKSGLKKKKSSIAGEKLQKQPKKHQTAAQQMPNLAALVTGGKARKAAVSTRMRYEGSSAPPEGDIAALAAKVQGSGISNDTAEAVELFLEQVAAVTTSNNNSDDHSRVKDKERDVKRASRMIIPPECKCHLNNGQPCHTRFSVGELMDTRMHYMTISKKELDIAVLAKLECGIHLSRMTTRKKRKPTERKKHRTDFYHHGYRICNLMFVYLHGFSYKKLKALVAQYKTNGVKTRIHKNLKPKPELEEKKSKKKKPKAKPRPKMSKKTSVQISKVDKTGLEQKKDRNPPQPHFLNISQHKSMPQPAVPHPPPPPPSAPVTFPLVSQNSHPHAPTFPIAAKHNPSPPFTHSAAGYSNNPMFPHHPSVSTGHPHHHHDYQNQRGMINPPLDFSNQRTNLSNFPVFPGSNPQETFANNINLIAGTTGKLQDLTCCPLGYQGGRSVVRWTEEECLMNGSGAKVNVQIKRNNLTSGSLLCMYFAQISRTLGVMWQCLSKKEKMMWRRKSKKLAGKGSTLISTGKGIKKDTSATVTAVTPTSGHQPATAKISSGGKTVKSGSTPAALSMEDAPLSPVKGFGIEPIDIAAHLKLLGESLSIIGMRLQEHKGLIAVQGSLSVLLDSLLCACGPLIALTQQIPGLDGCSESTHARTLDSVAYIMPGL, encoded by the exons ATGGCATCACTTAAAAGAGGATCAGATGAAGACTCAGAAG GGACAGTTTGCAAAATGTCCAGAAAGGATGacaacacagatgatgatggaCCAAGATCTAAAACTGGCAGAATCCGGAAAAAGTCTGCTAAAGTTCTTGAAATGGAGGAAtttgaagaagcagaaaaaaaacagtttacaaaaaagtcagacACAAAAGGGAAAATCACAGCAGTTCCAGTCATGTCAGGGTCAAGTgcaaaaaagagtaaaataaaatttgttatggAAGAACCAGGAATGCCAGGCTCTGCAGCTATCACAGCTGTCCCTAATGAGACATTTGCTCCAAATATCATCCTACAGAGTCCTGTTGCATCAGATTCTGTGTCTCTTAGTCCACTGAAATCTGGCTCTAAACAGGCTGTAGCTACAAAGATAAGAGATGGCCAAGGTAGTGTCATCAAACTGCTCCTCAGTTCACCTGCAATGCCAACCCCGCCATCAGTGACAACCAGTGTTCTTACTAAGACCTCACCTCCCACAACAGTAAATGCAGCTGATGTTGGCACTCCAGCACATGCGATACCAAGCAAGAAAAGTGTACCTAAACTTAAAACAGAACCTCTAATAAAGCAAGAGATAGGATTACCAGCTCACACTGAAGGAACATCATTTCTAAAAGTTGAACCAATGGAGACAAGTCAGACACACCTTTTGTTGGACACCACTCTGACACAAGAAATGGTAAGATCACCACAAATCAACATAAAATCAGAACCTGGTCCTCCAAAGAACACATCTGGGAGCTTGAAGATGAAACTTATGATGTCTCCAAAAGACTCTAAAACTTTTGAATCTATCTTTCCAACCTCTGTGCCCATTCCAAACATCTTTGGGAGCCATGATGAAACAGATGGAGAGATAGACTCAGCAGAAACTAACAATGCTCCTAAGACAAAATCAGgactaaagaagaagaagtcatCTATAGCAGGTGAGAAACTACAGAAACAGCCCAAAAAGCATCAAACAGCAGCACAGCAAATGCCTAATCTTGCAGCTCTCGTCACTGGAGGCAAAGCAAGAAAAGCAGCAGTGAGCACAAGGATGAGAT ATGAAGGATCTTCAGCACCACCTGAGGGAGATATTGCTGCCCTGGCTGCTAAAGTTCAAGGCAGTGGAATCTCTA ATGATACAGCAGAGGCCGTGGAGCTCTTCTTGGAGCAGGTTGCTGCTGTCACCACAAGCAACAATAACAGTGATGATCATAGTCgagtgaaagacaaagaaagagatgtTAAACGTGCAAGTCGAATGATCATCCCTCCTGAGTGCAAGTGTCATTTAAATAATGGTCAGCCATGTCACACTCGGTTTTCTGTGGGTGAACTAATGGATACAAGAATGCATTACATGACAATATCCAAGAAAGAGTTGGACATAGCAGTGCTTGCAAAGCTTGAATGTGGTATTCACTTGTCCAGAATGACTACCAGAAAGAAGCGAAAgcccacagaaagaaaaaagcaccGTACAGACTTTTATCATCATGGATATCGTATATGCAATCTCATGTTTGTATATCTTCATGGTTTCAGTTACAAGAAGCTCAAAGCTTTGGTGGCACAGTACAAGACCAATGGGGTAAAAACAAGAATTCACAAAAACCTCAAACCCAAACCTGAactagaagaaaagaaatcaaagaagaaaaagccaAAAGCGAAACCTAGGCCTAAAATGTCTAAAAAGACTTCTGTACAAATATCAAAGGTGGACAAAACTGGTTtggaacaaaagaaagacagaaatccACCACAACCCCATTTCCTTAATATCTCTCAGCACAAAAGCATGCCACAGCCAGCAGTaccacatccaccaccacctccgCCTTCAGCCCCAGTGACTTTTCCCTTGGTCAGCCAGAATAGTCATCCTCATGCACCTACATTTCCCATTGCTGCCAAACACAACCCATCCCCACCCTTCACTCACAGTGCAGCTGGCTATAGCAACAATCCTATGTTCCCTCACCATCCATCTGTTTCTACTggtcatcctcatcatcaccatgaCTACCAAAACCAAAGGGGAATGATCAATCCACCACTTGATTTTTCCAATCAACGGACAAACCTCAGCAACTTTCCTGTGTTCCCAGGCTCCAATCCACA GGAGACCTTTGCCAACAACATCAATTTGATAGCAGGCACCACCGGCAAACTGCAAGATCTTACCTGCTGTCCTTTAGGGTACCAGGGAGGGAGGTCAGTGGtgaggtggacagaggaagaa TGCTTAATGAATGGCAGTGGTGCTAAAGTAAATGTGCAAATTAAGAGAAATAACCTCACTTCTGGCTCATTACTCTGCATGT ACTTTGCCCAGATCAGCAGAACTCTCGGTGTCATGTGGCAGTGTTTAtccaaaaaagagaaaatg atgTGGCGACGCAAGTCAAAGAAGCTGGCAGGCAAAGGTTCCACTTTAATCAGCACAggtaaaggaataaaaaaagacacttCTGCAACAGTGACAGCAGTTACCCCTACCTCTGGGCATCAACCAGCAACTGCAAAAATTTCTTCTGGTGGCAAGACAGTTAAATCTGGGTCTACACCTGCTGCCCTGTCTATGGAGGATGCTCCATTAAGCCCAGTGAAG GGTTTTGGCATAGAACCAATTGACATTGCAGCCCACCTGAAACTGCTTGGAGAATCTCTTAGCATCATAGGTATGCGGCTTCAAGAACACAAG GGATTGATAGCAGTGCAAGGGAGCCTGTCTGTGCTCTTAGACTCTTTGCTTTGTGCTTGTGGACCATTAATAGCTCTCACTCAGCAAATCCCTGGCCTGGATGGATGCTCCGAGTCAACGCACGCTCGCACATTGGATAGTGTGGCTTATATTATGCCTGGCCTTTAG